The window CCGGCACGACAGTCGTCCTGGCTCCCGAAGGTGGCGCGGTCGCGGCCGTGGACGTGCGCGGCGGCGGGCCCGGCACCAAGGAGACCGACGCGCTCGACCCACGCAACGTGGTGCGGAAGATCGAGGCACTCGTCCTGACCGGCGGAAGCGCGTTCGGGCTGGACTCGGCGACGGGCGTGATGGCCTGGCTGGAGGAGCGGGGGCGTGGGGTACGGGTCGGGCCCGATCCGCGCCATGTCGTGCCGGTCGTACCGGCTGCCTGCGTCTTCGACCTGGGCCGGGGCGGCGACTTCCGGGCCCGGCCCGACGCGGCGATGGGCCGCGAGGCCGTGGAGGCCGCGGCGGTCGGCGAGCTGGGTGCGCCCGTCCCGCAGGGGTGCGTGGGCGCGGGGACCGGGGCGGCCGTCGGAATGATGAAGGGCGGGGTCGGCACCGCGAGCGCCGTGCTCGACTCGGGCGTCACGGTGGCGGTGCTCGTGGTGGCCAACGCGGCCGGATCGGTGGTGGAGCCGGAGACAGGAGCACTGTACGGGGAGTTGGTCCAGGGGCGGATCAACTGTCCCGCCACGGAGGTACACCGGGCGGCTCAGGTGCGGCTGGCCGAGGCCATGAAGAGAAACACGGTTCCGCCGCTCAACACCACGCTGGCGGTGGTCGCCACCGATGCCGACCTGTCGAAGGCGCAGGCGCAGAAGGTCGCGGGCACGGCCCACGACGGCATCGCGCGAGCCGTCCGGCCGGTGCATCTGCTCAATGACGGCGACACGGTGTTCGCGCTCGCCACGGGCGTGCGTCCGCTCGCGGCGGAGGACCCTCTCGCGTTGAACGAGATCCTCGCGGCGGGCGCGGACCTGGTGACGCGCGCGATCGTGCGAGCGGTGCTGGCCGCAGAGTCGGCCGAAGGGCCGGGAGGGGTGTGGAGGGCCCACCGCGACTTGTACGGGAGGGAGTAGGCGGAGGAAGGGGAGGAGGGAAGGGGAGGAGAGGGGGCGGGGCGGGGCGGGGCGGGGAAAGGTACAGGGCGGGTTGGCCGGCTGCCCGGCTGACCTACCGGCCGCCGCGCCGGCTGGCAGACGTAGCTGCAGGGCTGCCGGGCCAAGGTGGTTGCCGGGTGTGGGATTGTCCCGACTCTGTCACGTGAGGGCGTTCGGGGCGGGTTGAGGGAACCCGGGCGGTGCGTGTGGCCCTCCTTCTCCACGAATCTTCTCCACGGACCGGAGCGGATCGTCCCCAACCGCAACTTCCTGGAGCAGCCCGTGACAACGCCGGACACAACAGCGAGGCGCACGCTGGCGGCATGTGCCGCCCTGATGGTCGGCGCCCTGGCCCTCACCGCGTGCGGCGGCGACGCCAAGGCCGACAACAGGACCGACGACAAGTCCGGCGGGGCCGGGGCCTCCGCGCCCGAGGTCGTGATCTCCGCGAAGGACGGTTCGACCGGGGCGTCGATCAACTCGACCGGGGTGAAGGTCAGCGACGGGAAGCTGACCGAGGTGAAGATGACGGCGTCGGCGACGGGCACGGCGGTACCGGGGACCATCGCGGCGAACGGGAAGAGCTGGAAGCCCGAGGAGCAGCTGGAGCGGGGGACGAAGTACCAGATATCCGCCACCGCCAAGGATGCGGACGGGGAGACGGCGGCGGCCAACTCCATCTTCACCACCGTGTCGACGGACAACAGCTTCATCGGGACGTACACGCCCGACGACGGGACGAAGGTCGGGGTCGGGATGCCGGTGTCCTTCACGTTCGACAAGGCGATCAGCAACAGGAAGGACGTGCAGTCGCACATCCGGGTCACGTCCAGCAGCGGCCAGAAGGTGGTCGGGCACTGGTTCGGCACGCAGCGGCTGGACTTCCGGCCCGAGGCGTACTGGAAGGCCGGTTCCAAGGTCACGATGAAGGTCGACCTGGACGGGGTGGAGGGTGCGAACGGCGTCTACGGCGTGCAGGACAAGACGGTCACGTTCACGGTCGGCCGCTCGCAGGTGTCCACGGTCGACGTCGCCACACAGACCATGAAGGTCGTACGCGACGGGAAGGCCGTCAGGACGATCCCCATCTCGGCGGGGAGCCCGGAGAGCAGCACGTACAACGGGCAGATGGTGATCTCCGAGAAGTTCCGGCAGACGCGGATGAACGGGTCCACGGTCGGCTACGGCGGGG of the Streptomyces aurantiacus genome contains:
- a CDS encoding P1 family peptidase; translated protein: MTVDALTDVTGLRVGHATRIGDGWLTGTTVVLAPEGGAVAAVDVRGGGPGTKETDALDPRNVVRKIEALVLTGGSAFGLDSATGVMAWLEERGRGVRVGPDPRHVVPVVPAACVFDLGRGGDFRARPDAAMGREAVEAAAVGELGAPVPQGCVGAGTGAAVGMMKGGVGTASAVLDSGVTVAVLVVANAAGSVVEPETGALYGELVQGRINCPATEVHRAAQVRLAEAMKRNTVPPLNTTLAVVATDADLSKAQAQKVAGTAHDGIARAVRPVHLLNDGDTVFALATGVRPLAAEDPLALNEILAAGADLVTRAIVRAVLAAESAEGPGGVWRAHRDLYGRE
- a CDS encoding L,D-transpeptidase is translated as MTTPDTTARRTLAACAALMVGALALTACGGDAKADNRTDDKSGGAGASAPEVVISAKDGSTGASINSTGVKVSDGKLTEVKMTASATGTAVPGTIAANGKSWKPEEQLERGTKYQISATAKDADGETAAANSIFTTVSTDNSFIGTYTPDDGTKVGVGMPVSFTFDKAISNRKDVQSHIRVTSSSGQKVVGHWFGTQRLDFRPEAYWKAGSKVTMKVDLDGVEGANGVYGVQDKTVTFTVGRSQVSTVDVATQTMKVVRDGKAVRTIPISAGSPESSTYNGQMVISEKFRQTRMNGSTVGYGGEYDISDVPNAMRLTTSGTFIHGNYWYNKGNPPFGKQGTSHGCVGLADVRGAGGDTTAKWFFDNSLVGDVVTVRNSPDKTVAPDNGLNGWNMAWSAWTAGSAL